One genomic region from Planctomycetota bacterium encodes:
- a CDS encoding choice-of-anchor tandem repeat NxxGxxAF-containing protein, translating to MLAGTFAWPCVALAGSLDAEDLVDVVAITGEVAPGGGVFSSFRSNSLTGPGSLLGPTLDSSGNVVFRARTSGVAADVDTGIFGRQVAVDGSTSLVAAVREGDLVDGGPATFGDFIERLELNRPRGIQQGNVAFRVDLQDVVDQDGVFRVNLGSTPTVTARTNTVSTTGEPLDTFDRVTATRDGDVAFRAIDATPGSTGLGVYLSPVGSAQVLTIARRGDSVGSDTFTNLDNLVAGDVVGGTAQVAFRGSLQTLGNFSGVFVGDGTTVETIALSGDAADDGNGGTSGTLGQFEGLDLNTSGTVAFFARIEGSGVSGDSGLFRDNGVTAQAELIARRGQAADGGGVFEAFVNTPSLNDLGDVAFVAALSDTAGGSTTRLAVYLDAVGADPVAIARGGDAAPGDTGTFDAFGFDGFAPPSLNESGQVAFTATTTKDGISGDGIFLFDPIAGLVKVVRTGDLIDGSAITDIGFQFGSGDALTGLSDSGDVAFSFKLADARSGIGVWRAAEGIVVIPSPLSAVGGMVMLGTLTLRRRRSV from the coding sequence GTGCTCGCAGGAACCTTCGCGTGGCCGTGCGTCGCACTGGCGGGCAGTCTTGACGCGGAAGACCTGGTCGACGTCGTCGCGATCACCGGCGAGGTCGCGCCGGGTGGAGGCGTGTTCAGCAGCTTCCGGAGCAACTCGCTCACCGGACCCGGAAGCCTGCTCGGGCCGACGCTGGATTCGAGTGGGAACGTCGTCTTCCGTGCCCGCACGTCGGGCGTGGCGGCTGACGTTGACACCGGCATCTTCGGCAGACAAGTGGCGGTTGACGGCTCGACCAGCCTCGTCGCAGCCGTGCGGGAGGGCGACCTCGTCGACGGCGGGCCGGCGACGTTCGGCGACTTCATCGAGCGTCTCGAGCTCAACCGCCCACGCGGCATCCAGCAGGGCAACGTCGCTTTCCGAGTCGATTTGCAGGACGTCGTCGACCAGGACGGCGTGTTCCGCGTCAACCTCGGCTCCACGCCGACTGTCACCGCGCGGACCAACACCGTCTCCACGACCGGCGAGCCGCTCGACACCTTCGACCGCGTCACCGCCACGCGTGACGGCGACGTGGCGTTCCGGGCGATCGACGCGACGCCTGGCTCGACCGGCCTTGGCGTTTACCTCTCGCCTGTCGGCTCGGCGCAAGTCCTCACCATCGCTCGACGCGGTGACAGCGTCGGCAGTGACACGTTCACCAATCTCGACAATCTCGTCGCGGGCGACGTCGTCGGCGGCACGGCACAGGTCGCCTTCCGCGGCTCGCTCCAGACACTCGGCAACTTTTCAGGCGTCTTCGTCGGCGATGGGACCACGGTCGAGACCATCGCCCTGAGCGGTGACGCGGCGGACGATGGCAACGGCGGAACCAGCGGCACCCTCGGCCAGTTCGAAGGGCTCGACCTCAACACGTCCGGCACCGTTGCCTTCTTCGCCCGAATCGAAGGATCGGGCGTCAGCGGCGACTCGGGCCTGTTCAGGGACAACGGCGTCACCGCCCAGGCGGAGCTGATCGCCCGGCGAGGACAGGCCGCCGACGGCGGCGGGGTCTTCGAGGCTTTCGTCAACACACCGAGTCTCAACGACCTGGGCGACGTTGCCTTCGTCGCCGCGTTGTCTGACACCGCAGGCGGCTCGACGACGCGGCTTGCCGTCTACCTCGACGCAGTCGGGGCGGACCCCGTCGCGATCGCCCGCGGCGGCGATGCGGCTCCGGGCGACACCGGCACGTTCGACGCCTTTGGCTTCGACGGATTCGCGCCGCCGAGCCTGAACGAGAGCGGCCAAGTCGCCTTCACGGCCACGACCACCAAAGACGGCATCAGCGGTGATGGCATTTTCCTGTTCGACCCGATTGCCGGCTTGGTGAAGGTCGTCCGCACCGGCGACCTCATCGACGGGTCGGCAATCACCGACATTGGCTTCCAGTTCGGCTCAGGCGATGCGCTGACCGGCCTGAGCGATTCGGGCGACGTCGCGTTTTCGTTCAAACTGGCTGACGCACGCAGCGGCATCGGCGTCTGGCGGGCGGCCGAGGGGATTGTGGTGATCCCGTCGCCGCTTTCTGCTGTCGGTGGCATGGTGATGCTGGGCACACTCACGCTCCGGCGTCGTCGGTCGGTCTGA